In a genomic window of Tissierella sp. Yu-01:
- a CDS encoding glutathionylspermidine synthase family protein — MDTLEINKEYIDLVFSKPNEYADDYQLTVEKVANSSAIYKGKPVPFLYHPMFYTEEDIQNFKKISDMIISITNKVTDRYVKDEEFRKKFGFPKFIEELIQIENGYDINVPIGRFDIFYKDYENFMFCEINTDGSSAMNEDNAIGRILLEAKALRDFGEIYMLDYFELIDLWVEDSLDIFSKYDPSNSKPNVAIVDFVESGTSAEFEEFKKAYIKKGYNCIIADPRNLEYRDGKLYLDDYRIDLVYRRIVTFELIEKIDEIPDFIEAYKNRAFCCIGSIKSQVVHNKIIFKILHDEDTLEYLSEEEQEFVKNHFPVTGIFGGNEEVFNLVLNHKDKYIMKPMDLNASQGVFVGRDLTQDEWEKRLEEAWDNEYLYQEFFDPFVREHVVFNDGKPIVDTFKSVVGLFIYKEKFAGIYTRVGKNNVISGITDYHTLPNILVRR; from the coding sequence ATGGATACTTTAGAGATTAATAAGGAATATATAGATTTAGTATTTAGTAAACCCAATGAATATGCAGATGATTACCAACTAACAGTAGAAAAGGTTGCAAACTCAAGTGCTATATATAAGGGGAAACCAGTACCTTTCTTATACCATCCGATGTTTTATACAGAAGAAGATATTCAAAACTTTAAAAAAATAAGCGATATGATAATTTCCATTACTAATAAAGTTACAGATAGATATGTTAAGGATGAGGAGTTTAGAAAGAAGTTTGGATTTCCGAAATTCATTGAGGAATTGATACAAATTGAAAATGGTTATGATATAAACGTTCCAATTGGAAGATTCGATATATTCTATAAGGATTATGAAAACTTTATGTTTTGCGAAATTAATACCGATGGCTCTTCAGCAATGAATGAGGATAATGCTATAGGAAGGATTCTATTGGAAGCTAAAGCATTAAGAGATTTTGGTGAGATTTATATGCTGGATTATTTTGAACTAATAGATTTATGGGTTGAGGATAGTTTGGATATATTTTCAAAATATGATCCTTCTAATTCAAAGCCTAATGTTGCCATAGTAGATTTTGTAGAGAGTGGGACTTCAGCAGAATTTGAAGAGTTTAAAAAAGCATATATTAAGAAGGGATATAATTGCATAATAGCGGATCCTAGAAATTTAGAATATAGAGATGGCAAGCTTTATCTAGATGACTACAGAATAGATTTAGTATATAGAAGAATAGTTACTTTTGAATTAATTGAAAAAATAGATGAGATACCAGATTTTATAGAAGCATATAAAAATAGAGCATTTTGCTGTATTGGTTCTATAAAATCCCAAGTAGTGCACAATAAGATAATTTTTAAAATATTGCATGATGAGGATACACTTGAGTACTTATCTGAGGAAGAACAGGAATTTGTAAAGAATCATTTTCCAGTTACCGGGATATTCGGCGGAAATGAAGAAGTGTTTAACCTTGTTTTAAATCATAAAGATAAATATATAATGAAACCTATGGACTTAAATGCATCTCAGGGAGTATTTGTAGGTAGGGATTTAACCCAAGATGAATGGGAAAAGAGATTAGAAGAAGCCTGGGATAATGAATATCTGTATCAGGAATTCTTTGATCCTTTTGTTAGAGAGCATGTAGTATTTAATGATGGTAAACCAATAGTTGATACATTTAAAAGCGTAGTAGGTCTTTTTATATACAAAGAAAAGTTCGCCGGAATATACACTAGAGTAGGGAAAAATAACGTGATATCTGGGATTACAGATTATCATACTTTACCGAATATATTGGTGAGAAGATAA
- a CDS encoding glutamate-cysteine ligase family protein yields the protein MDYHRQIEEISSYIRSGEKKKDDLKIGVELEHFVIDKDTLKTISYYGENGVAETLKDLENRGWEATYEGDYILGLNKGNMFITLEPGSQFELSLRHEERIKDLERGYFEFLNEVIPIFDAKGQGLMAVGYHPVTKIDDIRILPKKRYDYMFNYFKKTGTHAHNMMKGTAALQVSLDYINEEDYRRKFRVTNVLSPVMYSLFENARYFEGEVREQHTIRAFIWENTDKQRAGIVKGALDDGFGYKAYAEYILNGPPILEIKNGVAQSTGDKKVKELFDPENYDVNELEHFLTMFFPDVRTKRFMEIRMMDAVPYPLNFAVIALWKGILYNDENLNKIYELIKDTSIDEVNNAKEEMIDKGLFANLSGRTLLDIGKNLVQIARNGLDDEEVSYLLPLEKMLSEGKSPYLMTKEKESLGKKEALDWCLLNNLLMR from the coding sequence ATGGATTATCATAGACAGATTGAGGAGATATCCAGCTACATCAGAAGTGGGGAAAAGAAAAAAGACGATCTTAAAATAGGTGTGGAATTAGAACACTTTGTAATTGACAAGGATACCCTAAAGACCATTTCATATTACGGAGAAAATGGAGTAGCTGAAACTCTTAAGGATTTAGAAAATAGAGGCTGGGAAGCAACCTATGAGGGAGATTATATCCTTGGCTTAAATAAAGGAAATATGTTTATTACATTAGAACCAGGAAGTCAATTTGAATTAAGCCTTAGACATGAAGAGAGAATTAAGGATTTAGAAAGGGGCTATTTCGAATTTCTAAATGAGGTAATTCCAATATTTGATGCAAAGGGTCAAGGCTTGATGGCAGTTGGATACCATCCTGTGACAAAAATAGATGATATACGTATATTACCTAAAAAAAGATATGATTATATGTTTAATTACTTTAAAAAGACAGGAACTCATGCTCATAATATGATGAAGGGTACAGCAGCTCTTCAAGTTTCTCTTGATTACATAAATGAAGAGGATTATAGAAGGAAGTTTAGAGTCACAAATGTACTTTCTCCAGTAATGTATTCACTATTTGAGAATGCAAGATATTTTGAAGGTGAAGTAAGAGAACAGCATACAATAAGGGCATTTATCTGGGAAAATACCGATAAACAAAGAGCAGGTATAGTAAAAGGAGCTTTAGATGATGGCTTTGGATATAAGGCTTATGCAGAATATATACTTAACGGACCGCCAATATTGGAGATAAAAAATGGAGTGGCACAGTCTACAGGAGATAAAAAGGTAAAAGAGTTATTTGATCCGGAAAACTATGATGTTAATGAATTAGAGCACTTTTTAACCATGTTTTTCCCTGATGTAAGGACTAAAAGATTTATGGAAATACGTATGATGGATGCAGTTCCTTATCCATTGAACTTTGCTGTAATTGCCCTATGGAAGGGAATACTATATAATGATGAAAATCTTAATAAGATATATGAATTGATAAAGGACACATCTATAGATGAGGTCAATAATGCTAAAGAAGAAATGATAGATAAAGGCTTATTTGCAAATTTAAGTGGTAGGACATTACTGGATATAGGAAAGAATCTAGTTCAGATAGCAAGAAATGGATTAGATGATGAAGAAGTATCTTATCTATTGCCTTTAGAAAAGATGCTTTCAGAAGGTAAAAGTCCTTATTTAATGACTAAGGAAAAAGAAAGTCTAGGGAAAAAAGAAGCTTTAGATTGGTGCCTACTAAATAACTTACTTATGAGGTGA
- a CDS encoding NAD(P)/FAD-dependent oxidoreductase: MLRVPEIKLSLDQDEKSIKKEIAKKLHISEETIKDYRIFKKSIDARKKNDVHFVYAVDIDVEDEERILRKHSKKGVIKVPELKYVLNNGNPKDFTRPVVVGLGPAGLFAGLTLAQMGLKPIILERGKSVDERAKDIELFWEAGKLNTESNVQFGEGGAGTFSDGKLTTLIKDPRCRKVLEEFVAAGAPEEILYLNKPHIGTDILREVVKNIRKTIIFLGGEVRFNSKLTDLLIEDQKIVGVKINDSEILKCDKVLIALGHSARDTFYMLYEKGIEIKQKGFSIGVRIEHPQKLINESQYGEFAGHQKLGAADYKLSGHLDNGRSAYTFCMCPGGVVVGAASEENMIVTNGMSYHARDKENANSALLVGITPEDFGSEHPLAGVEFQRKWEKLAFEVGGGNYKAPAQKVGDFLINKPSTSHGDILPSFRPGVKMTDLRLCLPDYVSETINRALLLFDKKIKGYANPDAIMTGVETRSSSPIRIQRDENMQANIRGIYPVGEGAGYAGGIISAAVDGIRVAEKVVSG, from the coding sequence ATGCTACGAGTACCAGAAATTAAATTATCTTTAGATCAGGATGAAAAAAGTATAAAGAAGGAAATTGCTAAGAAACTTCATATATCAGAGGAAACAATAAAGGACTATAGAATATTTAAAAAGTCAATCGATGCAAGAAAGAAAAATGATGTTCACTTTGTATATGCTGTTGATATAGATGTTGAAGACGAGGAACGTATTTTAAGAAAACATTCAAAAAAAGGTGTAATCAAAGTTCCTGAGTTAAAGTATGTATTAAATAATGGAAATCCCAAGGATTTTACCAGACCTGTTGTTGTAGGACTAGGACCTGCTGGCTTATTTGCAGGTTTAACATTAGCTCAAATGGGATTGAAACCGATTATTCTTGAAAGAGGAAAATCAGTAGACGAAAGGGCAAAGGATATTGAACTGTTCTGGGAGGCAGGTAAGCTAAATACAGAATCCAATGTTCAGTTTGGTGAAGGAGGAGCCGGTACCTTTTCAGATGGGAAGCTTACAACCCTTATTAAGGACCCAAGATGTAGGAAAGTTCTCGAAGAATTTGTTGCAGCTGGGGCTCCTGAGGAAATTCTTTATTTAAACAAGCCTCATATTGGAACTGATATATTAAGAGAAGTGGTAAAAAACATAAGAAAAACAATAATATTTCTAGGTGGAGAGGTTAGGTTTAACAGTAAACTAACTGATTTATTAATAGAGGATCAAAAGATAGTTGGAGTTAAAATAAATGATAGTGAAATATTGAAATGTGATAAGGTATTGATAGCATTAGGTCATAGTGCAAGAGATACCTTTTATATGCTTTACGAGAAGGGTATTGAGATTAAACAAAAGGGATTTTCCATAGGTGTACGTATTGAACATCCTCAAAAACTTATAAATGAAAGTCAATATGGAGAGTTTGCAGGACATCAAAAATTAGGTGCAGCTGATTATAAGCTTTCTGGACACTTAGATAATGGAAGAAGTGCTTATACTTTCTGTATGTGTCCTGGAGGGGTAGTGGTAGGAGCTGCTTCTGAAGAAAACATGATAGTGACAAATGGCATGAGCTATCATGCTAGAGATAAGGAAAATGCCAATAGTGCACTTTTAGTTGGTATTACTCCAGAGGATTTTGGTAGTGAACATCCTTTAGCAGGAGTAGAATTCCAAAGGAAGTGGGAAAAGTTAGCATTTGAAGTTGGAGGAGGTAATTATAAAGCACCTGCTCAGAAGGTTGGAGATTTTCTTATAAACAAGCCATCAACATCCCATGGAGATATTCTACCATCATTTAGACCAGGAGTAAAAATGACAGATTTGAGATTATGTTTACCTGACTATGTATCAGAGACCATCAACAGAGCATTGTTATTGTTTGATAAGAAGATTAAAGGCTATGCTAATCCTGATGCAATAATGACTGGTGTAGAAACAAGAAGCTCTTCACCAATAAGAATTCAACGGGATGAAAATATGCAGGCTAATATACGTGGGATTTATCCTGTAGGAGAAGGAGCTGGGTATGCAGGTGGAATTATTTCTGCAGCAGTTGATGGTATTCGAGTTGCAGAAAAGGTTGTAAGTGGCTAA
- a CDS encoding cation diffusion facilitator family transporter, translated as MITNYLLNVIIKEPRDYSKKETRTKVAYLASIVGLVANIFLSVIKLIIGILISSVSVIADGINNLSDAASSIITLIGFRLSNMPPDKEHPYGHGRIEYISALMVAFMVILVGFQFIRTSYDRIINPHPVKFEAYSFVILILSIIIKMWLSRFNYSLGEKINATGLKATATDALGDVLTTSVVLVSIIVGRFTTLPIDGIIGIIVSLLIMYNGYNLVKDTISPLIGEAPDEDLIRSINMDILTYDYIIGTHDLFIHSYGAGRTMATVDVEFPADVDNITIHEVIDRMERELGEKYDITLVVHMDPLGPETKESYELRKNIKRILKADPIVKSIHDFQLLEKDDGKEIEFHLVIDGNKISKTTSQEDLKADYESLIREKCTDKRCNLIVDIEY; from the coding sequence ATGATTACGAATTATTTGCTAAATGTGATAATTAAAGAACCAAGGGATTATAGTAAAAAAGAAACAAGAACTAAAGTGGCATATCTAGCCAGTATTGTAGGTCTTGTTGCTAATATATTCTTATCAGTTATAAAGTTGATTATTGGTATATTAATATCTTCTGTCAGCGTTATAGCAGATGGTATCAATAATTTATCTGATGCTGCTTCTTCAATAATAACTTTAATAGGATTTAGGCTATCCAATATGCCTCCTGATAAGGAACATCCATATGGACATGGAAGAATAGAGTATATATCTGCACTAATGGTTGCCTTTATGGTAATATTAGTTGGTTTTCAATTCATTAGGACATCCTATGATAGAATTATAAATCCTCATCCGGTAAAATTTGAGGCATATTCATTTGTAATTTTAATATTATCAATTATTATAAAGATGTGGTTAAGTAGGTTTAACTATTCTCTCGGTGAGAAGATCAATGCTACTGGATTAAAGGCAACAGCTACAGATGCTCTAGGTGATGTACTTACTACTTCAGTAGTTCTAGTATCCATTATAGTAGGGCGTTTTACTACATTGCCTATCGATGGGATAATTGGAATAATCGTATCTTTATTAATAATGTATAATGGATATAATCTTGTTAAAGATACTATAAGTCCTTTAATAGGTGAAGCTCCAGATGAAGATTTAATCAGATCAATCAATATGGATATTTTGACGTATGACTATATTATTGGAACCCACGATTTGTTTATACATTCCTATGGTGCAGGTAGAACAATGGCAACTGTTGATGTTGAGTTTCCAGCAGATGTAGATAATATAACTATTCATGAAGTCATTGATAGGATGGAAAGAGAATTAGGTGAGAAGTATGATATAACCCTAGTAGTTCATATGGATCCATTGGGACCTGAAACAAAAGAAAGCTATGAATTGAGAAAGAACATTAAAAGAATATTAAAGGCTGATCCAATTGTTAAGTCAATACATGACTTCCAGTTGTTAGAAAAGGATGATGGTAAAGAAATAGAATTCCATCTTGTTATAGATGGAAATAAGATAAGTAAAACTACCAGTCAGGAAGATTTAAAGGCTGATTATGAAAGCCTTATAAGAGAAAAGTGCACGGATAAAAGATGTAATCTAATAGTTGATATCGAATATTAA
- a CDS encoding ATP-binding cassette domain-containing protein, producing MINISNAKKEYSDEVKIGPLNIDIPKAGLTSLIGPNGAGKSTTLLMIGRLLDMDEGSIKVANMDVSVSKSEDLAKVLTILRQENHFITRLTVRQLVGFGRFPYSKGRLNKEDEIIISKYIDFLGLRDLENRYLDELSGGQRQRAYVAMVLCQETEYVLLDEPLNNLDVARSVQMMEHLRRAANEFGRTILTVMHDINFAAKYSDRICAMKYGQIAAFGTVQEVMDSEVLTDIFETKIEIIDGPHGPVAIY from the coding sequence ATGATAAATATAAGTAATGCTAAAAAGGAATATTCTGATGAGGTAAAAATAGGACCTTTGAATATTGACATACCAAAAGCCGGTCTTACTTCTTTAATTGGACCAAATGGTGCTGGAAAATCCACCACACTTTTGATGATCGGAAGACTTTTGGATATGGATGAAGGATCGATTAAAGTAGCAAATATGGACGTTTCTGTATCAAAATCAGAAGACTTGGCAAAAGTTTTGACTATTTTACGACAAGAAAACCACTTTATAACTAGGCTTACAGTTAGACAATTAGTTGGTTTTGGACGTTTTCCTTATTCAAAGGGTAGGTTAAATAAAGAAGATGAGATTATTATTTCTAAATATATAGATTTTTTAGGACTAAGAGATTTAGAAAATAGATACTTAGATGAGTTATCTGGTGGTCAAAGACAAAGAGCATATGTGGCAATGGTTTTGTGCCAAGAGACTGAATATGTGCTTTTAGACGAGCCGCTGAATAACCTTGATGTTGCTCGTTCTGTTCAAATGATGGAGCATTTGAGACGAGCTGCCAATGAATTTGGAAGAACAATTCTAACGGTTATGCATGATATAAATTTTGCAGCTAAATATTCAGATAGAATTTGTGCCATGAAATATGGACAAATTGCGGCCTTTGGAACAGTACAAGAGGTTATGGACTCAGAAGTTTTAACAGATATTTTTGAAACAAAAATAGAAATTATCGATGGTCCTCATGGTCCTGTAGCGATTTATTAG
- a CDS encoding iron chelate uptake ABC transporter family permease subunit, which translates to MNELVYRNKENIKIASSLHTENRSARAFRSKKEEKRYWILLITLVALGALASYGLLVYNNPVPIDSPSFIPVVRRRMIALVAMIIAAVCQSLSTVAFQSITNNRVITPSLLGFEALYSTIHTSTMFFFGVSTFIGFSGTGSFLFQVTAMVLMCLILYGWLLSGKYGDLQLMLLVGVIIGTGLRSLSSFMRRLLAPSEFDILQARLFGSVNNADVEYFPIAIPIVIVVSVLILLFSKRLNVVSLGKYVSTSLGVNHQFSVIYALVLVSVLMSISTALVGPLTFFGFLVATLSYQAAPTYDHRYIFPMALAIGFLILTGAYFFMYHVFNAQGVVSIIIEMFGGITFLIVILRKGTL; encoded by the coding sequence ATGAACGAATTAGTATATAGAAATAAAGAAAATATTAAAATCGCTTCTAGCCTACATACTGAAAATAGATCAGCTAGAGCGTTTCGTTCTAAGAAAGAAGAAAAACGTTATTGGATTTTGTTGATAACCCTAGTTGCTTTGGGAGCTCTTGCTTCCTATGGACTTTTGGTTTATAACAATCCAGTTCCTATAGATTCACCATCTTTTATCCCAGTTGTTAGAAGAAGGATGATAGCTCTTGTTGCAATGATAATTGCTGCAGTATGCCAGAGTTTATCCACTGTTGCATTTCAGTCTATTACGAATAATAGGGTCATAACCCCTTCGCTTTTAGGTTTTGAAGCACTTTATTCAACAATTCATACTAGCACAATGTTTTTCTTTGGAGTTAGTACATTTATAGGTTTTAGTGGCACTGGATCATTTTTATTTCAAGTGACTGCTATGGTTTTGATGTGTTTGATACTATATGGATGGTTGCTTTCCGGAAAGTATGGAGATTTGCAACTTATGCTTTTAGTTGGAGTTATTATTGGAACTGGGCTAAGGTCTTTGTCATCTTTTATGAGAAGACTTCTTGCACCATCAGAGTTTGATATTTTACAAGCAAGATTATTTGGTTCTGTAAACAATGCAGATGTTGAGTATTTTCCTATTGCAATTCCAATTGTAATAGTTGTGTCAGTACTTATTCTTTTATTTTCAAAGAGGCTAAATGTAGTGTCCCTTGGAAAATATGTTTCTACTTCCTTGGGAGTCAATCATCAGTTTAGTGTAATTTACGCTTTGGTATTAGTTTCAGTTCTGATGTCAATTTCAACTGCTTTAGTAGGACCACTTACTTTTTTTGGATTTTTAGTTGCGACCTTGAGTTATCAAGCGGCGCCAACTTATGATCATAGGTATATTTTTCCAATGGCACTTGCCATAGGATTCTTGATATTAACTGGTGCATACTTTTTTATGTACCATGTGTTTAATGCACAAGGTGTAGTTTCGATTATTATCGAAATGTTTGGTGGAATAACATTTTTAATTGTAATTTTAAGGAAGGGGACTTTATGA
- a CDS encoding iron chelate uptake ABC transporter family permease subunit has translation MQKNTIQKITRAENSQPEAYKHNKIWTKPFIFAIIVIIILAIISLFTGVYDIQGQEDGISMFFITRVPRTVALMLTGAAMSMAGLVMQLITQNRLVEPTTTGTIEWAGLGLIFVYLLFPAPTLVQRMAGAILFSFIGTMVFFFFLRRVRLRSSLIVPIIGMMLGAVISAISTFVGLVFQMTQNIESWFVGSFAPIQVGRYEYLWLIVVVTIFIFVYADRLTLAGLGEDIATSLGVNYKRIVIFGTGLISLAVGIVAAVIGNLPFLGLIVPNIVSMYRGDDLRSNLPWVCVLGMGTITLCDIISRTIIMPFEVPVSLILGTVGAVVFIIILLRQRRLR, from the coding sequence GTGCAAAAGAATACAATACAAAAAATAACTAGGGCTGAGAATTCTCAGCCCGAAGCTTATAAACACAATAAAATATGGACAAAGCCTTTTATATTCGCAATTATAGTTATTATAATTTTAGCTATCATATCCCTGTTTACTGGGGTTTATGATATACAAGGACAAGAGGATGGAATAAGCATGTTCTTCATAACTCGTGTTCCAAGAACAGTTGCGCTAATGCTTACTGGAGCCGCAATGTCAATGGCTGGTCTAGTAATGCAACTTATTACACAGAATCGTCTAGTCGAGCCTACTACTACAGGAACTATTGAATGGGCAGGTTTGGGACTTATTTTTGTTTACTTATTATTTCCAGCACCAACTTTAGTTCAAAGAATGGCTGGTGCAATTCTATTTTCCTTTATAGGAACTATGGTCTTCTTTTTCTTTTTAAGAAGAGTAAGACTACGTTCATCTTTAATTGTCCCAATTATTGGGATGATGCTTGGAGCAGTCATTTCCGCAATTTCCACCTTCGTTGGACTGGTTTTTCAAATGACACAAAATATTGAATCTTGGTTTGTAGGTTCTTTCGCACCAATTCAAGTTGGAAGATATGAATATTTATGGCTAATAGTTGTAGTTACGATTTTTATTTTTGTTTACGCTGATAGACTAACCTTAGCTGGATTAGGTGAAGATATTGCAACAAGTCTTGGAGTAAACTACAAAAGAATAGTTATTTTTGGTACTGGTCTAATTTCCTTGGCAGTAGGGATTGTTGCAGCTGTTATTGGGAACTTACCTTTTTTAGGTTTAATTGTACCAAATATTGTTTCAATGTATAGAGGAGATGATCTTAGGAGTAATTTACCCTGGGTATGTGTGCTAGGAATGGGTACTATAACCCTTTGTGATATAATTTCTCGTACAATTATAATGCCTTTTGAAGTACCTGTTTCCTTGATACTTGGAACAGTGGGAGCGGTAGTATTTATTATAATTTTATTGAGACAAAGGAGGCTAAGATGA
- a CDS encoding siderophore ABC transporter substrate-binding protein, which produces MKKSKFLKLTIIIAAFALLLTACTNSNNQPNEPVTNDQVNEPTEALTVEITDAHGTVTVPVNPKNVVALDNRTFETLADWGIELAAAPKAVMPADSPYVTDESVQDIGNHREPNLEIIAAVEPELVIIGQRFASFYDEIKALVPNAAVIDLNIDVSETADTPGENLVNGLKDATITLGQIFDKNEEAKQLVAEFDQAIEDAKSAYNGTDKVMSVVVSGGNIGFSAPSSGRVWGPMYEIFGWVPALEVGNTSSDHQGDDISVEAIAQSNPDWIFVLDRDAATSSAADAVPAQDVIDNSPALQNTKAVTEGKIVYAPNDTYTNESIQTYLELFENLANAFN; this is translated from the coding sequence ATGAAAAAGTCTAAATTTTTAAAATTAACGATTATTATTGCAGCATTTGCTTTATTGTTAACAGCTTGTACAAATTCAAATAATCAACCTAATGAACCTGTTACTAATGATCAAGTAAATGAGCCTACGGAAGCTTTAACAGTTGAAATCACTGATGCACATGGAACTGTTACTGTTCCTGTAAATCCAAAGAATGTAGTTGCTTTGGATAATAGAACTTTTGAAACTTTAGCTGATTGGGGAATTGAATTAGCCGCTGCTCCAAAGGCTGTGATGCCTGCAGATTCACCATATGTAACTGATGAATCAGTTCAAGATATTGGGAATCATAGAGAACCAAATCTTGAAATTATAGCAGCTGTAGAACCTGAACTTGTAATTATTGGTCAAAGATTTGCCAGTTTTTATGATGAAATAAAAGCATTAGTACCTAATGCAGCTGTTATTGATCTTAATATTGATGTATCTGAGACAGCTGATACACCTGGTGAAAACTTAGTAAATGGACTTAAAGATGCTACAATCACTTTGGGACAAATATTTGATAAAAATGAAGAAGCTAAACAATTAGTAGCTGAATTTGATCAAGCTATAGAAGATGCAAAATCAGCATATAATGGAACTGATAAAGTTATGAGTGTAGTAGTTTCTGGTGGAAATATTGGATTTTCAGCTCCTAGCTCTGGACGTGTTTGGGGACCAATGTATGAAATCTTTGGATGGGTTCCAGCTTTAGAAGTTGGTAATACTTCTTCAGACCACCAAGGTGATGATATATCAGTTGAAGCTATTGCGCAAAGTAATCCTGATTGGATTTTCGTGCTAGATCGTGACGCTGCAACATCTTCTGCAGCTGATGCAGTTCCAGCTCAGGATGTTATCGATAATTCACCTGCTCTTCAAAACACAAAGGCTGTTACTGAAGGAAAGATAGTTTATGCACCAAATGACACTTACACAAATGAATCGATACAAACTTATCTGGAGTTATTTGAAAATCTTGCAAATGCTTTTAACTAA
- a CDS encoding helix-turn-helix transcriptional regulator has product MNNSIAETLERFYICTNLPIIAFDGHGSMIDSSGYNDNFIYLFKENGVYNKAIDNLQLLDNRNHIIIPSIKGINFTICLIDPKDINRGIYILGPHSCAMNNPLGAPYKPKCLINNLVTLLYIVAKDINRGRHFKVSYSYHVRKALDYMDTRYSENITLLGLSKYLNINKSYLCSLLKKETGKTFTQALNEVRIEKSKKLLMESNSSMLDVALQVGFNNQNYYNITFKKITGMTPLEYKKAA; this is encoded by the coding sequence ATGAACAATAGTATTGCAGAAACTCTAGAGAGATTTTACATATGTACAAACTTACCTATTATCGCCTTTGATGGACATGGTTCCATGATAGATTCCTCGGGCTATAATGATAATTTTATTTACTTATTTAAAGAAAATGGTGTTTATAATAAAGCAATAGACAATCTACAATTACTAGATAATAGAAATCATATTATTATACCATCCATAAAAGGAATCAACTTTACTATATGCTTAATAGACCCTAAGGACATAAACAGAGGCATATATATATTAGGACCTCATTCGTGTGCTATGAATAATCCACTTGGTGCACCCTATAAACCTAAATGTTTAATTAATAATTTAGTAACTCTATTATATATAGTTGCTAAGGATATAAATCGCGGAAGACATTTTAAGGTAAGTTATAGCTATCATGTAAGGAAGGCTCTGGATTATATGGATACCAGATATAGTGAAAATATTACATTGTTGGGTTTATCTAAATATCTTAATATAAACAAATCCTATCTTTGCTCACTTCTAAAAAAGGAAACAGGTAAGACCTTCACTCAAGCCCTAAATGAGGTAAGAATAGAAAAAAGTAAGAAGTTGCTTATGGAAAGTAATTCATCGATGTTGGATGTAGCTCTTCAGGTAGGTTTTAACAATCAAAATTACTATAATATAACTTTTAAAAAGATTACGGGAATGACTCCTTTAGAATATAAAAAAGCGGCATAA
- a CDS encoding OsmC family protein produces the protein MSYLNVEFPGGLRVDAKLRDQVIKTDQPIGAGGEGSAPSPFELFLGSIATCAGIYALGFCNSKGIATKGMNISMDLERSYETGLISKINMDLKLPEGFPEKYKRAIINSMELCTVKKHLQTPPEFEITTSN, from the coding sequence ATGTCATATTTAAACGTAGAATTTCCAGGTGGACTTCGAGTAGATGCAAAGCTTAGAGATCAGGTTATAAAGACAGACCAACCTATAGGAGCAGGTGGGGAAGGAAGTGCCCCATCGCCATTTGAATTATTTTTAGGTTCAATTGCTACATGTGCGGGAATATATGCTCTTGGATTCTGTAACAGTAAAGGAATTGCTACTAAAGGAATGAATATATCTATGGATTTGGAAAGAAGTTATGAAACTGGTCTAATTAGCAAAATCAATATGGATCTTAAACTACCTGAAGGGTTTCCAGAAAAGTATAAGAGAGCTATTATAAATTCAATGGAACTATGCACAGTCAAAAAACATTTACAGACACCTCCTGAATTTGAGATTACGACATCTAATTAA